The following coding sequences are from one Longimicrobiales bacterium window:
- a CDS encoding DUF305 domain-containing protein, translating to MKTLNLRDTALIASIALAGACGGSATTERSTTPPPSSSSGGGQGLIVQPGAPGQAGRSFSTDELAAVEGVSYVQADVDFMQGMIPHHAQALEMTALVRQHASTGAVRTMALRMEISQRDEIGLIEGWLREHGEAIEMPGMGMSGMHVMPGMLTPEQMTELANARGVEFDRRFLEGMIQHHYGAIDMVFNLFNTSGAAQESTIFKFAEDIDADQLMEIERMRGVLATLR from the coding sequence ATGAAGACGCTCAACCTCCGCGATACGGCCCTGATCGCCTCGATCGCCCTTGCTGGTGCCTGTGGTGGGTCAGCAACGACCGAGAGATCAACTACACCCCCGCCGAGCTCATCCTCAGGCGGTGGCCAAGGCCTGATCGTTCAGCCCGGAGCACCTGGACAGGCGGGGCGGTCGTTTTCGACCGACGAGCTCGCCGCCGTCGAGGGCGTGTCGTACGTCCAGGCAGATGTCGACTTCATGCAAGGCATGATTCCGCACCACGCTCAGGCCTTGGAAATGACTGCGCTGGTCCGCCAACACGCCTCGACCGGTGCCGTACGTACCATGGCGCTGCGGATGGAGATCTCGCAGCGAGATGAGATCGGCTTGATAGAGGGGTGGCTCCGCGAGCATGGCGAGGCCATCGAGATGCCGGGGATGGGCATGAGTGGCATGCACGTGATGCCAGGGATGCTCACGCCGGAGCAGATGACGGAGTTGGCGAATGCCAGAGGAGTCGAGTTCGATCGCCGCTTCCTGGAAGGGATGATTCAGCATCACTACGGGGCCATCGACATGGTCTTCAACCTGTTCAATACGTCGGGCGCCGCCCAGGAATCGACCATCTTCAAATTCGCTGAGGACATCGACGCGGATCAGCTCATGGAAATCGAGCGCATGCGGGGCGTTCTCGCGACGCTGCGCTAG
- a CDS encoding amidohydrolase family protein: protein MKNINTLVVAVFVIVIAFPPNATAQSNDLLVENVTVIDGTGRPAMENRHVLVQAGRIVRVSRTEIDAPSGTQRIDGRGKYLIPGLMDMHIHLTGARGQGGMNEQAGIRALHGFLYSGITSVYDAGNLPDYIFGLRERERSGDIEAPRIFAGGGVVTAPGGHGGGRGATLVDSWPEAIPALDAHLARDPDMVKLTFDEHGWGTRPLIPLLDPELMERIGTYLNARGVRTTVHISHEFRARQAIEAGINTLAHPIIQGPVSEEFVALMASTGTPMVSTLTIGEGYSRLVEHSEFLDRPIYQDVYEPETIERLRTTVRDEYAARTWTTWMKVMTPVAQENLRLIVDAGGSLVLGSDQSTGPASHRELELMVEGGIPAVEAIRIGTLNAAAFLGKERELGSIEEGKLADLVLLNSDPLADISNAQDIAIVIKAGVVVDRGALDLPVNRR from the coding sequence ATGAAGAACATCAACACCCTGGTCGTTGCGGTTTTCGTCATCGTCATCGCCTTCCCGCCGAATGCGACGGCCCAGTCGAACGATCTACTCGTTGAGAACGTGACCGTCATCGACGGCACGGGTCGGCCTGCCATGGAGAATCGGCACGTGCTGGTGCAGGCAGGTCGGATCGTCCGTGTGTCTAGGACGGAGATCGACGCGCCGTCGGGTACGCAGCGGATCGACGGTCGGGGCAAGTATCTGATTCCAGGTCTGATGGACATGCACATCCATCTCACCGGGGCTCGGGGCCAGGGCGGCATGAACGAGCAGGCCGGTATCCGGGCGCTTCACGGATTCCTGTACAGTGGGATTACGAGTGTGTACGACGCCGGGAACCTTCCCGACTACATCTTCGGACTGAGGGAGCGTGAGCGGTCAGGCGACATCGAAGCTCCACGCATTTTTGCGGGCGGTGGTGTGGTCACGGCGCCGGGAGGGCATGGGGGTGGCCGCGGTGCGACGCTAGTCGATAGCTGGCCTGAGGCAATTCCGGCGCTCGACGCTCATCTGGCGCGCGATCCCGACATGGTGAAGCTGACGTTTGATGAGCACGGTTGGGGGACCCGGCCGCTCATTCCGCTGCTCGATCCGGAGCTCATGGAGCGTATCGGAACGTATCTGAACGCCCGCGGTGTCCGCACGACGGTACACATTTCACACGAATTCCGCGCGCGCCAGGCGATCGAGGCGGGCATCAACACCCTGGCCCACCCGATAATCCAGGGACCGGTCAGTGAGGAGTTCGTCGCCCTGATGGCATCCACTGGTACCCCGATGGTTTCGACACTCACGATCGGTGAGGGATACAGTCGTCTTGTGGAGCACTCTGAATTTCTGGACAGGCCCATCTATCAGGATGTCTATGAGCCCGAGACGATCGAGCGGCTGCGTACGACCGTTCGTGACGAGTACGCGGCGCGTACGTGGACGACCTGGATGAAGGTCATGACCCCCGTCGCTCAGGAGAACCTGAGATTGATCGTGGATGCGGGCGGCTCGCTCGTCCTCGGTTCGGATCAGTCCACGGGTCCGGCATCTCACCGTGAGCTGGAGCTGATGGTCGAGGGTGGGATCCCGGCTGTCGAAGCGATCCGGATCGGAACGCTCAACGCGGCGGCGTTTCTGGGTAAGGAGCGGGAGCTCGGATCAATTGAAGAAGGGAAGCTCGCGGACCTGGTCCTACTGAACAGCGATCCGCTTGCTGACATCAGCAACGCGCAGGATATCGCGATCGTCATCAAGGCCGGCGTTGTGGTCGACCGAGGAGCCCTCGACCTGCCCGTGAATCGCAGGTGA
- a CDS encoding prolyl oligopeptidase family serine peptidase yields the protein MKKLLRPALTHVAMLVAASGVVTPACAQARPFTAEDMLDVVQISGLVALGLNGDRLAFILPDLSDDWNVAERVQVGAVHIMDVSGSGERPQPVAGAGSRNSYPVFSPDGSQLAFFIDSAEGGRLAILEIASGQVKEAGTPFSGKATRAPQWATGDRVVYARPDIPAPTPEQQRIEVLTISDPLPGDAYFQRDSRAGLRMADLRTGTERALVPDGSRLGSFGVSPSGQYLLGNVGGQQRAQLWDLSTETDPRGVGAGADRPAWLVDGRLLVRAPGRLVAIDPGRASGPPTHVVDLSLPIAGLTESPDGQHFAGLVADPSLTDPEVEAPRPNMYTVARPFLDAVLLSVPSGAITNLTEDISDQIRSLTWAPEGDAIYFIGTDNATYDETLYRYDVQSGERTVLSTGKEAIDRIIPTVDGLLASIQSATTPPDLWSIDGTDGARTRVTDLNPQLSDIDFSEPSLFHFESEEGDRLGALLYRATGDVPPDGEPVITYVYEKLTPGIHRFQPRQQIFATHGYAVLMPNVMIRVGQPGTSYVSSVVPAIAAVRDMGFTNGKSCMWGGSFGAYATSFVITQTHTFDCAVSRATPPELFRNWASGRDRDSRNIENGQARLGGSPFEVQDRYISQSAFFHLDKVETPVLITHGVKDFTILYEEGAMMFYALRQLGKEATLVTYREGDHSLYRHSRADALDVHQRMLDWFALYMR from the coding sequence ATGAAGAAACTTCTACGACCAGCCCTCACCCACGTGGCGATGCTCGTCGCAGCTTCCGGGGTCGTGACCCCGGCCTGCGCCCAGGCCCGGCCGTTCACTGCGGAAGACATGCTGGATGTGGTTCAGATCAGTGGCCTTGTCGCCCTGGGGCTCAATGGAGATCGACTCGCCTTCATCCTCCCGGACCTCTCGGACGACTGGAACGTCGCAGAGCGGGTGCAGGTCGGTGCGGTCCACATCATGGACGTGTCCGGCTCGGGAGAACGCCCCCAGCCAGTGGCTGGAGCAGGTAGTCGGAATTCGTATCCGGTGTTCTCTCCAGACGGTAGCCAACTCGCATTCTTCATAGACTCCGCCGAAGGTGGGCGCCTCGCGATCCTCGAGATCGCCTCAGGCCAGGTCAAGGAGGCCGGCACACCTTTCTCTGGCAAAGCCACACGCGCCCCTCAGTGGGCGACGGGCGACAGAGTGGTCTACGCCCGACCCGACATCCCTGCCCCCACGCCGGAACAGCAGCGGATCGAGGTGCTTACAATTTCCGACCCACTTCCCGGCGATGCGTACTTCCAGCGGGACTCGCGAGCGGGTCTTCGCATGGCGGACCTCAGGACCGGCACCGAGCGCGCACTCGTGCCCGATGGCAGTCGGCTAGGTTCGTTTGGCGTGTCGCCGAGTGGCCAGTACCTGCTCGGCAACGTCGGTGGGCAACAACGAGCCCAACTCTGGGACCTGTCTACTGAAACCGACCCTCGGGGCGTGGGAGCCGGCGCGGATCGACCGGCGTGGCTGGTGGACGGCCGACTGCTCGTACGTGCCCCCGGACGCTTGGTGGCGATCGATCCGGGTCGAGCGAGCGGACCACCCACGCATGTCGTGGACCTCAGTCTCCCGATCGCAGGCCTCACCGAATCCCCCGACGGCCAGCACTTCGCAGGCCTTGTTGCCGATCCCTCGCTGACCGACCCGGAAGTCGAAGCGCCCCGGCCGAACATGTACACGGTCGCTCGACCCTTCCTCGACGCGGTGCTGTTGTCCGTGCCGAGCGGGGCGATCACGAACCTGACCGAGGACATTTCGGACCAGATCAGGTCGCTCACCTGGGCTCCGGAGGGTGATGCGATCTACTTCATCGGTACGGACAACGCGACGTACGACGAGACGTTGTACCGGTACGATGTTCAATCGGGCGAACGTACCGTGCTCAGCACCGGGAAGGAGGCGATCGATCGGATCATCCCCACGGTTGATGGCCTCCTCGCGTCGATCCAGTCAGCCACGACGCCACCCGACCTCTGGTCGATCGACGGAACCGACGGGGCGCGCACGCGGGTGACTGATCTCAACCCACAGCTGTCCGACATCGATTTCAGCGAGCCTTCGCTCTTCCATTTCGAGAGCGAGGAGGGTGACCGCCTCGGCGCACTCCTCTACCGGGCCACCGGCGACGTCCCACCGGACGGCGAGCCGGTAATTACGTACGTCTACGAAAAGCTGACGCCCGGCATCCACCGATTCCAGCCGCGCCAACAAATCTTTGCGACGCATGGATATGCCGTACTTATGCCGAACGTCATGATCCGTGTGGGGCAGCCCGGCACATCGTATGTGAGCTCCGTCGTGCCCGCGATTGCAGCCGTCCGTGACATGGGTTTCACGAACGGAAAGTCGTGCATGTGGGGAGGCAGCTTCGGTGCCTACGCCACGTCCTTTGTCATCACCCAGACACATACCTTCGATTGTGCCGTCTCCCGTGCTACCCCACCTGAGCTCTTCCGGAACTGGGCAAGCGGGCGAGATCGGGACTCGCGAAACATCGAAAACGGTCAGGCCCGCCTCGGTGGCAGTCCGTTCGAGGTGCAAGATCGCTACATCTCTCAGTCAGCGTTCTTCCATCTCGACAAGGTCGAGACACCGGTCCTCATCACACATGGCGTGAAGGACTTCACAATCCTTTATGAAGAGGGCGCGATGATGTTCTATGCGCTACGCCAGCTCGGGAAGGAAGCCACGCTCGTCACATACCGTGAGGGTGATCACAGCCTCTACCGACACTCGCGCGCCGACGCGCTCGACGTGCACCAACGCATGCTCGACTGGTTCGCGTTGTATATGCGATAG
- a CDS encoding VOC family protein translates to MPRLTRHTSIGVLLLVALSGCSTSEQDDPDMSGAAPTSLPDAPAIEATNAFYYYDDIEAAWAFYRDVLGFETVADYGFAKIMQVAPQSLLTLVNAADGMHTADEPKSVTLAIMTEDVEAWYAHLKANDVPMRGELTIQEGSAHDGFVAIDPEGYFLEFEWFNEHEENVQLSPQLATIEPLQTDARPDGLGITGTVLWLYFDEMAPAEVFYEELLDVDMIVDQGWAKVYPVSRTGYIGLVDASRGLHQATQDKGVTMSFLTQDVRTWLDRVRALGIELRTPEIMMESDLVETFVAYDPTHYFMEWDTFLDKPGNERLIEAIR, encoded by the coding sequence ATGCCAAGACTGACTCGCCACACCTCGATAGGTGTACTCCTCCTAGTTGCTCTTTCCGGATGTTCTACCTCCGAGCAGGACGACCCTGACATGAGCGGAGCCGCACCAACGAGCCTCCCGGACGCTCCTGCGATCGAGGCGACGAACGCGTTCTACTACTACGACGACATTGAGGCCGCGTGGGCGTTCTATCGCGACGTGCTCGGCTTCGAGACCGTGGCGGACTATGGCTTCGCCAAGATCATGCAGGTCGCACCGCAGTCCCTTCTGACCCTGGTGAACGCCGCCGATGGCATGCACACCGCCGACGAGCCGAAAAGCGTCACACTCGCCATAATGACAGAAGACGTGGAGGCTTGGTACGCCCACCTCAAGGCGAACGACGTGCCGATGCGCGGTGAGCTCACGATACAGGAGGGAAGCGCCCACGACGGTTTCGTCGCGATCGACCCGGAGGGGTACTTCCTCGAGTTCGAGTGGTTCAACGAGCATGAAGAGAATGTTCAACTCTCTCCACAGCTCGCCACGATTGAGCCGCTCCAGACGGACGCGCGCCCAGACGGACTCGGCATCACGGGAACGGTGCTCTGGCTCTACTTCGACGAGATGGCACCCGCTGAAGTGTTCTATGAGGAACTGCTCGACGTCGACATGATCGTCGACCAGGGATGGGCGAAGGTCTACCCGGTCTCGCGGACCGGTTACATCGGCCTTGTCGATGCGAGCCGCGGCCTGCACCAGGCCACACAGGACAAGGGCGTCACGATGTCGTTCCTGACCCAGGACGTCCGTACTTGGCTGGACCGTGTGCGTGCGTTGGGAATCGAGCTGCGCACGCCCGAAATCATGATGGAGTCTGATCTGGTCGAGACCTTCGTAGCGTACGACCCAACTCACTACTTCATGGAGTGGGATACTTTCCTCGACAAACCTGGAAATGAACGACTGATTGAGGCGATCCGCTGA
- a CDS encoding aminotransferase class I/II-fold pyridoxal phosphate-dependent enzyme: MHTDTRLIVGEGGAHGLSHVRPIDLSTTYRTPDPVAAMSSMQEFAAGAAEAANPIYGRLANPNCREFEERMTGLEGGADSVCFASGMAAVAALVLESQSRGSHIVALPPLYGGTYHLLASGLLGSRVTWAAAAEVREALKPDTALVLLETPSNPLLTVTDIERLVHDAQGVPVAVDSTFATPILQQPLRHGAEYAIHSATKFIGGHGDAMGGVVTTRNPDTAMRLRQVRIATGAILHPIAAHLFCRGIQTLGLRVRAQQETARQLAVRLQAHAEVNMVGYPGLSGRDHAVVDRQMAGPGTMITIRLDGGAQRADQFITHLRIAVPAVSLGAVDTLVQRPASLTHQAMGEEERGRLGIPEDLIRISVGAEHLEDLWEDLRSSLEATACSGVTRVSELVPR; the protein is encoded by the coding sequence ATGCACACGGATACGCGTTTGATCGTAGGAGAGGGCGGGGCACATGGATTGTCACATGTTCGCCCGATCGACTTGTCGACTACCTACCGCACGCCCGACCCCGTGGCGGCGATGTCGAGCATGCAGGAATTCGCCGCGGGAGCTGCCGAAGCGGCGAATCCGATCTACGGGAGGCTCGCCAATCCGAACTGCCGCGAGTTCGAGGAGCGCATGACTGGCCTCGAAGGGGGGGCAGACTCGGTGTGTTTCGCTTCGGGCATGGCCGCGGTTGCTGCGCTCGTGCTGGAGTCGCAGTCCCGCGGTTCTCACATCGTAGCTTTGCCCCCCCTCTACGGCGGCACATATCACCTCCTGGCCTCCGGTCTCCTGGGGTCCCGTGTGACGTGGGCCGCGGCGGCAGAGGTTCGCGAAGCGCTCAAGCCTGATACCGCTCTGGTTCTCTTGGAGACGCCGTCCAATCCATTGCTCACGGTCACGGATATCGAACGCCTCGTGCATGATGCTCAGGGTGTGCCGGTCGCCGTGGACTCGACGTTCGCCACACCGATTCTCCAACAGCCGCTTCGGCACGGGGCCGAGTACGCCATCCATAGCGCCACCAAGTTCATCGGCGGACATGGAGACGCGATGGGGGGAGTGGTCACCACGCGAAACCCCGATACTGCGATGAGACTGCGTCAGGTTCGAATCGCCACCGGAGCGATTCTTCATCCGATCGCTGCGCACCTGTTCTGCCGCGGCATCCAGACGCTTGGTCTTCGTGTTCGTGCGCAGCAGGAGACCGCCCGGCAGCTCGCCGTCCGCCTGCAGGCTCACGCTGAGGTGAACATGGTCGGGTATCCAGGCCTGTCGGGCCGGGATCATGCGGTAGTGGACCGGCAGATGGCGGGACCTGGGACCATGATCACGATCCGCCTCGATGGAGGCGCCCAGCGGGCGGACCAATTCATCACCCACCTTCGGATCGCGGTGCCGGCAGTCAGCCTTGGTGCCGTAGACACCCTCGTTCAGCGGCCAGCGTCGCTGACCCATCAGGCAATGGGAGAAGAGGAGAGAGGTCGCCTCGGAATCCCCGAGGACCTCATTCGAATCTCCGTCGGCGCAGAGCATCTGGAGGACCTTTGGGAGGACCTGCGATCCTCGCTGGAGGCGACCGCATGCAGCGGTGTCACCCGTGTATCTGAACTCGTGCCCCGTTAA
- a CDS encoding Lrp/AsnC family transcriptional regulator has translation MDLPDKDLQILRELSHNARITNKNLAEKVGLSQSGCLERVRRLEERGVLLGAYAAIAPEAVDVGVQALIAVRLKRHTRRAVATFRSYTLTLPEVSAVFHVTGDYDFYVHVAARDMNHLRDFGLDSLTTRAEVARIQTSLMFEAVSRPGWPVLRAPA, from the coding sequence ATGGATCTACCTGACAAGGATCTTCAGATATTACGTGAATTGTCGCATAATGCGCGTATTACGAATAAGAATCTGGCCGAAAAGGTGGGACTATCGCAGTCCGGGTGCCTCGAGCGGGTACGACGGCTTGAGGAGAGAGGCGTACTCCTGGGCGCATACGCCGCGATCGCCCCGGAAGCGGTGGACGTGGGGGTCCAAGCCCTGATTGCGGTCCGCCTGAAGCGGCACACGCGAAGAGCGGTCGCCACGTTCCGCTCCTACACCCTGACTCTGCCAGAGGTGAGTGCAGTCTTCCACGTGACCGGAGACTACGATTTCTACGTTCATGTAGCAGCCCGTGACATGAACCACCTGCGCGACTTTGGTCTGGATTCGCTAACCACCCGGGCCGAGGTGGCGAGGATCCAAACCTCTTTGATGTTCGAAGCCGTGAGCCGACCGGGGTGGCCCGTTCTCCGAGCCCCTGCCTGA
- the rfaD gene encoding ADP-glyceromanno-heptose 6-epimerase translates to MILVTGGTGFIGSNLVGALAERGARVSICDTLGTGDKWRNIARHEIDEIVDPSALEEFLTRRRADIDFIYHMGAISATTETDVDLIADSNLRLSQTLWRWCSERRVPFIYASSAATYGDGAHGFADEDSVEALASLRPLNAYGWSKHAFDRWVARQIAAEKGVPPHWAGLKFFNVYGPNEHHKGDMMSVVTKSYPGAVAGDNVTLFRSHHPDYENGGQMRDFVYVRDCVDLMLWMRDSPPATGLYNVGSGRAQTWLALMSALYNAVDQPLEIKWVDTPIEIRDRYQYFTQADMSKLRAAGYDKAFMSVEEGVADYVERYLSAENRYA, encoded by the coding sequence ATGATTCTGGTTACTGGAGGCACCGGCTTCATCGGTTCGAACCTTGTCGGCGCACTCGCCGAGCGGGGAGCGCGCGTGTCCATCTGTGACACACTCGGAACGGGTGACAAGTGGCGGAACATCGCCCGACACGAGATCGATGAGATCGTGGATCCCTCGGCACTTGAGGAATTCCTCACTCGGCGCCGCGCGGACATCGACTTCATCTACCATATGGGCGCCATCTCGGCGACGACCGAGACCGATGTCGACCTCATCGCAGACAGCAACCTGCGCCTGTCGCAGACACTCTGGCGGTGGTGCTCCGAGCGACGTGTTCCCTTCATTTACGCGTCATCGGCGGCCACTTATGGGGACGGAGCACACGGATTCGCGGATGAGGACAGCGTCGAGGCCCTGGCCTCGCTCCGACCCCTCAACGCCTACGGCTGGAGCAAGCACGCGTTCGACCGGTGGGTCGCGCGCCAGATCGCGGCGGAAAAAGGAGTCCCACCGCACTGGGCCGGCCTCAAGTTCTTCAACGTCTACGGCCCGAACGAGCATCACAAAGGCGACATGATGAGCGTCGTCACCAAGTCGTACCCGGGCGCCGTCGCCGGGGACAACGTGACGCTCTTCCGCTCGCATCACCCCGACTACGAGAATGGCGGGCAGATGCGCGACTTCGTCTACGTCCGGGACTGCGTAGACCTGATGCTCTGGATGAGGGATTCGCCTCCCGCCACCGGCCTGTACAACGTCGGGAGTGGCCGGGCCCAGACGTGGCTCGCACTGATGAGCGCACTATACAACGCGGTCGATCAGCCGCTAGAGATCAAATGGGTCGACACGCCGATCGAGATCCGGGACCGCTACCAGTACTTCACCCAGGCGGACATGTCGAAACTCCGCGCCGCTGGCTACGACAAGGCCTTCATGAGCGTGGAGGAAGGAGTCGCCGATTACGTAGAGCGGTATCTCTCAGCAGAAAACAGATACGCCTAG
- a CDS encoding DUF5916 domain-containing protein, whose translation MPSRSLAKCQFHVVLLMPLLALVPTVVMGQQSPQTATAVRATSVPVIDGVLLDAAWQSAPVLTDFIQREPMDGQPASERTEVRVLYDEDAIYIGIWAWDSRAGEIVPGEAIRDYEVTDADAVIMVLDTYNDDQNGFVFGTTPAGIEYDGQVASAGAGGGFFLGGGGNSSRRFQAGAGGGFNKNWDGSWEVASGVDGDGWYAEFRIPFSTLRYGSDVEEWGLNISRRIRRLNEEVFWSAVPREFNLYRLDFAGDLAGLVPPFKRAVTVTPYVLGSTERDYAAGQTEFDENAEIGGEAKVQVTQGLTLDLTVNTDFAQVEVDDAQVNLTRFPLLFPEKRPFFLENAGFFTVGGGGADMFFSRRIGIDDGSPVPMKAGGRLSGRTQGLNVGLLHIQTDGVLENSGRNSYSVARVAKELPSRSRIGALFTDRRSDTDRDENQTYAIDAQVGLGDQVTLTSYLAKTKTPDLTESDIAWDLTGTLAMRSVRANVTVQEIGESFNPEIGFVPRRGHRYYQTFAQYIYRPSKIWRELRPHVSYFTYRNTSSVAAPGFEISSRLHVDSHWAWPSGMEMHTGANYVTEGLYEDFDIPGVGVTVPQGMYQGWEGALVYMTDQSRAFSLNTRFNWGSFLSGNKRTSSGDLTYRLGDRSSATWALSYNDVELPEGKFAATLTSFKLGWFFTPRIYMQGLVQYSDQVDQWSSNLRFGWLNTAGTGLFIVYNDVQGFDSLMGPQGRSVFIKYTRQFNLFVN comes from the coding sequence ATGCCGTCACGCTCGCTTGCAAAGTGTCAGTTCCACGTTGTGCTGCTCATGCCGTTGCTGGCACTCGTTCCGACCGTGGTCATGGGGCAGCAGAGCCCGCAGACAGCGACGGCGGTCAGGGCGACTTCAGTGCCTGTCATCGATGGCGTTCTCCTCGACGCAGCCTGGCAGTCGGCACCTGTCCTGACCGACTTCATCCAGAGGGAGCCCATGGATGGTCAGCCGGCATCGGAGCGCACGGAAGTCCGTGTGCTCTATGACGAGGACGCGATCTATATCGGCATCTGGGCTTGGGACTCTCGGGCCGGCGAGATCGTGCCGGGCGAGGCGATTCGCGACTACGAGGTGACCGATGCGGACGCGGTCATCATGGTGCTGGACACCTATAACGACGACCAGAATGGGTTCGTCTTCGGGACGACGCCTGCCGGAATCGAGTACGACGGGCAAGTCGCGTCAGCGGGGGCTGGAGGCGGATTCTTTCTCGGGGGTGGGGGGAACAGCAGCCGGCGCTTTCAGGCCGGTGCGGGCGGCGGATTCAATAAAAATTGGGATGGTAGCTGGGAGGTCGCCTCGGGTGTGGACGGCGACGGGTGGTACGCTGAGTTCAGGATCCCGTTCAGCACCCTTCGCTATGGTTCCGACGTCGAAGAGTGGGGCCTCAACATTTCCCGTCGAATTCGTCGACTGAACGAAGAGGTCTTCTGGTCGGCCGTACCGCGGGAGTTCAACCTCTACCGCCTCGACTTCGCCGGGGACCTCGCTGGGCTCGTGCCGCCGTTCAAGCGGGCAGTAACCGTGACTCCTTACGTGCTCGGCTCGACAGAGCGGGACTATGCGGCGGGCCAGACCGAGTTCGATGAGAACGCCGAGATCGGTGGTGAGGCGAAGGTCCAGGTGACCCAAGGCCTCACACTGGACCTGACTGTGAACACGGACTTCGCCCAGGTCGAGGTCGATGACGCACAGGTAAACCTGACGCGATTCCCGCTGCTCTTTCCTGAGAAGCGTCCATTCTTCTTAGAGAATGCCGGATTCTTCACGGTAGGCGGCGGTGGCGCGGACATGTTCTTCAGCCGGAGGATCGGTATCGATGACGGCTCCCCTGTCCCGATGAAGGCGGGTGGACGGCTCTCTGGTCGCACTCAGGGGCTGAACGTTGGCCTTCTGCACATCCAGACCGACGGAGTGCTCGAAAACAGTGGCCGGAATTCCTATTCTGTTGCCCGGGTCGCCAAGGAACTGCCCAGCCGGTCCAGAATCGGCGCGCTGTTCACGGACCGTCGCAGTGACACCGATCGTGACGAGAATCAGACATACGCCATCGACGCTCAGGTCGGCCTCGGTGACCAAGTGACGCTCACGTCGTATCTCGCCAAGACCAAGACGCCTGACCTGACCGAATCGGACATCGCATGGGATCTCACGGGTACGCTCGCCATGAGGAGCGTGCGGGCGAATGTCACGGTCCAGGAGATCGGGGAGAGCTTCAACCCGGAGATCGGATTCGTGCCCCGTCGCGGGCACCGGTACTACCAGACCTTTGCCCAATACATCTACCGTCCGTCGAAGATCTGGCGCGAGCTTCGGCCGCACGTGTCGTATTTCACTTATCGAAATACGAGCTCCGTGGCGGCACCTGGATTCGAGATCTCCTCGCGCTTGCACGTCGACAGTCACTGGGCGTGGCCGTCGGGAATGGAGATGCACACCGGGGCGAACTACGTCACGGAGGGGCTCTATGAAGACTTCGACATCCCGGGAGTGGGTGTCACCGTTCCGCAGGGTATGTACCAAGGATGGGAAGGTGCGCTCGTCTACATGACAGACCAGAGCCGAGCATTCTCACTGAACACCCGCTTCAACTGGGGGTCATTCCTTTCCGGTAATAAGCGGACCAGCAGCGGTGACCTCACGTATCGCCTGGGCGACAGGTCGAGCGCGACATGGGCGCTCTCCTACAACGACGTTGAGCTGCCCGAGGGCAAGTTCGCAGCGACCCTGACGAGCTTTAAGCTCGGGTGGTTCTTCACGCCGCGGATCTATATGCAGGGACTCGTTCAGTACTCCGATCAGGTCGACCAGTGGTCGAGCAACCTTCGCTTCGGCTGGCTGAACACGGCGGGGACGGGCCTCTTCATCGTCTACAACGACGTTCAGGGATTCGACTCGCTCATGGGGCCGCAGGGGCGGTCGGTGTTCATCAAGTACACACGCCAGTTCAACCTCTTCGTGAACTAG
- a CDS encoding DUF481 domain-containing protein, translating to MNFLRGMLTSAALSVSLLCSSHLPVIAQVNVEALRRDDSPLGRSGSVGGDLSIRTGNVDFVAVDLRARLYDVRETETRLLIANGGVGFLGQSRFASSGLLHYRHAYTAIHERFTPEWYGQLNYDRHQRLSFRAVSGLGARTGFAQGEWGQFGAGSTVMLEYEKLDLPDTTTHPEHTLRARWSNFLTLRVVPTETLVITSTTYIQPALRAFDDYRALENLRITASITETLALTVSFDLRYDSRPPDDVSPLDSRLRTGVTYTY from the coding sequence GTGAACTTCTTACGCGGAATGCTTACCTCAGCGGCTCTATCGGTCTCGCTACTCTGCTCGTCTCACCTGCCCGTCATCGCTCAGGTCAACGTGGAGGCACTCCGTCGGGACGACTCGCCACTTGGCCGGTCGGGCTCCGTCGGCGGGGACCTGTCCATTCGGACAGGCAACGTGGACTTCGTGGCGGTCGACCTGCGAGCGCGGCTATACGACGTTCGCGAAACCGAGACCAGACTTCTGATCGCAAACGGGGGCGTCGGCTTCCTCGGTCAAAGTCGTTTCGCCTCCTCCGGATTGCTCCACTATCGGCATGCCTACACGGCGATACATGAGCGTTTCACTCCCGAGTGGTATGGGCAGCTCAACTATGATCGTCATCAGCGGCTCTCCTTCCGCGCAGTCAGTGGCTTGGGAGCCCGTACCGGCTTCGCCCAGGGCGAGTGGGGTCAGTTCGGCGCTGGGTCCACCGTTATGCTCGAATACGAAAAGCTCGACTTGCCCGACACTACGACGCACCCGGAACACACCCTCCGTGCCCGGTGGAGCAACTTTCTCACGCTCCGCGTGGTGCCAACCGAGACGCTGGTCATCACTTCCACGACGTATATTCAGCCGGCCCTCCGAGCCTTTGACGACTACCGTGCCCTTGAAAATCTCCGCATCACGGCATCGATCACTGAGACGCTCGCACTGACCGTCAGCTTTGACCTCCGCTACGACAGCAGGCCCCCCGACGACGTCTCCCCTCTCGATTCGAGGCTTCGGACCGGTGTGACCTACACCTACTAA